Proteins encoded within one genomic window of Citricoccus muralis:
- a CDS encoding DUF3263 domain-containing protein: MPGSELSERDRNILAFEEQRFTYQGAKDQAIRDTFGLSATTYYQILARLLDDERALAYKPLVVRRLRRLRSTRFRAHGSPEQGSS, translated from the coding sequence ATGCCCGGCTCTGAGCTCTCTGAGCGGGACCGGAACATCCTCGCCTTCGAAGAACAGCGTTTCACCTACCAGGGAGCGAAAGACCAGGCCATCCGCGATACGTTCGGGCTCTCGGCGACGACGTACTATCAGATTCTCGCCCGATTGCTCGACGACGAACGCGCCCTGGCCTATAAACCTCTGGTAGTGCGACGATTGCGTAGACTCAGATCGACCCGATTTCGTGCCCACGGCAGTCCAGAGCAGGGGAGCTCATGA
- a CDS encoding LytR C-terminal domain-containing protein — protein MTKYPQDHYDDVPEYTDQVGAHRAAVAKPESNTGLNVLIIAAALALVVGIVSFLLLPQLRNDWFGASAPTDEQTTEAPADPSGTDADAETDAGAGEAEATDEDAARGDETDPTGGEAGAGDDLEGGEEPDPTGAANVDYSQGIEVYNATMTPGLAGQATQQLTSAGFNVPITANWQGSAVSSSVVYYADDEATAQAIADELGITAVHVPSMGAIAVVLADDFAD, from the coding sequence ATGACCAAGTATCCGCAGGACCACTACGATGACGTCCCGGAATACACCGACCAGGTCGGTGCTCACCGCGCCGCCGTCGCCAAGCCCGAGTCCAACACCGGGCTCAATGTGCTGATCATCGCCGCCGCGTTGGCGCTGGTCGTGGGCATCGTCTCTTTCCTCCTGTTGCCCCAGCTGCGCAACGACTGGTTCGGTGCCTCCGCACCCACGGATGAGCAGACCACCGAAGCCCCCGCCGATCCTTCCGGCACGGACGCCGACGCTGAGACCGATGCCGGGGCTGGTGAAGCTGAGGCCACTGACGAGGACGCTGCCCGGGGCGATGAGACCGACCCGACCGGTGGCGAAGCGGGAGCGGGCGACGACCTGGAGGGCGGGGAGGAGCCGGACCCGACCGGTGCCGCCAACGTCGATTACAGCCAGGGCATCGAGGTCTACAACGCGACCATGACGCCGGGGCTGGCTGGACAAGCAACCCAGCAGCTGACCAGTGCGGGCTTCAACGTGCCGATCACCGCGAACTGGCAGGGCTCCGCCGTGTCCTCATCGGTCGTGTATTACGCTGACGACGAAGCCACCGCTCAGGCCATCGCCGACGAGCTTGGCATCACCGCCGTCCACGTGCCCAGCATGGGTGCCATCGCCGTGGTCCTCGCCGACGACTTCGCCGACTGA
- the groL gene encoding chaperonin GroEL (60 kDa chaperone family; promotes refolding of misfolded polypeptides especially under stressful conditions; forms two stacked rings of heptamers to form a barrel-shaped 14mer; ends can be capped by GroES; misfolded proteins enter the barrel where they are refolded when GroES binds): protein MAKTIAFDEEARRGLEKGLNTLADAVKVTLGPRGRNVVLEKKWGAPTITNDGVSIAKEIELEDPYEKIGAELVKEVAKKTDDVAGDGTTTATVLAQALVKEGLRNVAAGADPIALRRGIDKAVEAVTAQLLDSAVEIETKEQIAATASISAADTQIGELIAEALDKVGKEGVITVEESNTFGLDLELTEGMRFDKGYISGYFVSDADRQEAVLEDPYILIVNSKISNVKDMVSLLEKVMQSGKPLLIIAEDVEGEALATLVVNKIRGTFKSVAVKAPGFGDRRKAMLADIAILTGGQVISEEVGLSLDNADISVLGTARKVVVTKDETTIVEGAGDADQISGRVAQIRAEIENTDSDYDREKLQERLAKLAGGVAVIKAGAATEVELKERKHRIEDAVRNAKAAVEEGIVAGGGVALIQAGAKVLAGLNLEGDEATGANIVKVAVEAPLKQIALNAGLEPGVVVDRVQSLADGEGLNAATGEYENLLKAGVNDPVKVTRSALQNAASIAGLFLTTEAVVADKPEKAPAGGGEGMDPMGGMGGMM, encoded by the coding sequence ATGGCTAAGACCATTGCATTTGATGAAGAGGCTCGCCGCGGCCTGGAGAAGGGGCTCAACACCCTTGCCGACGCCGTGAAGGTGACCTTGGGCCCCCGCGGCCGTAACGTCGTTCTCGAGAAGAAGTGGGGCGCCCCCACCATCACCAACGATGGCGTGTCCATCGCCAAGGAGATCGAGCTCGAGGATCCCTACGAGAAGATCGGCGCCGAGCTGGTCAAGGAAGTCGCCAAGAAGACGGACGACGTCGCAGGCGACGGCACCACCACCGCGACCGTGCTGGCTCAGGCCCTGGTCAAGGAAGGCCTGCGCAACGTGGCCGCCGGTGCCGACCCGATCGCCCTCCGTCGCGGTATCGACAAGGCTGTCGAAGCTGTGACCGCCCAGCTGCTCGATTCCGCTGTGGAGATCGAGACCAAGGAGCAGATCGCCGCGACCGCGTCCATCTCCGCCGCTGACACCCAGATCGGCGAGCTCATCGCCGAGGCCCTGGACAAGGTGGGCAAGGAAGGCGTCATCACCGTCGAGGAGTCCAACACCTTCGGGCTGGACCTCGAACTGACCGAGGGTATGCGCTTCGATAAGGGCTACATCTCCGGTTACTTCGTCTCCGACGCCGACCGCCAGGAAGCTGTCCTGGAGGACCCCTACATCCTGATCGTCAACTCGAAGATCTCCAACGTCAAGGACATGGTGTCCTTGCTGGAGAAGGTCATGCAGTCCGGCAAGCCGCTGCTGATCATCGCTGAGGACGTCGAGGGTGAGGCCCTGGCCACCCTGGTGGTCAACAAGATTCGCGGCACCTTCAAGTCCGTGGCCGTCAAGGCTCCCGGCTTCGGTGACCGCCGCAAGGCCATGCTGGCCGACATCGCCATCCTCACCGGTGGCCAGGTCATCTCCGAAGAGGTCGGCCTGTCCCTGGACAACGCTGATATCTCCGTGCTCGGCACCGCCCGCAAGGTTGTGGTGACCAAGGACGAGACCACCATCGTTGAGGGCGCCGGCGACGCCGACCAGATCTCCGGCCGCGTAGCCCAGATCCGCGCTGAGATCGAGAACACCGACTCCGACTACGACCGCGAGAAGCTCCAGGAGCGTCTGGCGAAGCTGGCCGGCGGCGTGGCTGTCATCAAGGCCGGTGCTGCCACCGAGGTGGAGCTCAAGGAGCGCAAGCACCGCATCGAAGACGCCGTGCGCAACGCCAAGGCTGCCGTGGAAGAGGGCATCGTCGCCGGCGGTGGCGTGGCCCTGATCCAGGCTGGCGCCAAGGTGCTGGCCGGTCTGAACCTGGAAGGCGATGAGGCCACCGGCGCCAACATCGTCAAGGTCGCTGTGGAGGCTCCGCTGAAGCAGATCGCCCTGAACGCTGGCCTCGAGCCCGGCGTCGTGGTAGACCGCGTGCAGTCCCTCGCCGACGGTGAAGGCCTGAACGCCGCCACCGGCGAGTACGAGAACCTGCTGAAGGCTGGCGTGAACGATCCGGTGAAGGTGACCCGCTCTGCACTGCAGAACGCGGCCTCCATTGCCGGTCTGTTCCTGACCACCGAGGCCGTTGTCGCAGACAAGCCCGAGAAGGCTCCGGCCGGCGGCGGCGAAGGCATGGACCCGATGGGTGGCATGGGCGGCATGATGTGA
- a CDS encoding DUF4031 domain-containing protein: MAVLIDPARWPAHGTVFSHLVSDESLDELHRFARANDVAPRAFDGDHYDVPVEMYGDLVAAGAVEVSGSELVRRLVASGLRIPAAQRPSKLQKILHQRFDRLFPGTSELDRDPIATGLIERWREPHRHYHDLSHLLSVLKALDLLERQGESFGPYPRAVKLAAWFHDAIYLGSPARPPGQDEEDSARLAERTLPELGLPASEIIETARLVRLTFTHDPHEDDPGGQVLCDADLEVLGRNPGAYGRYRDAVRQDFAHIPDEQFFAGREKVLRSLLAQNPIFNTRTAIKRWERQARKNLIAELYPSGKARKKSDETPEQPDETQQE; this comes from the coding sequence ATGGCAGTTCTCATCGATCCAGCTCGGTGGCCGGCACATGGCACCGTCTTCTCCCATCTGGTCTCAGATGAATCGCTGGATGAGCTGCACCGATTCGCCCGCGCCAATGACGTCGCCCCGCGCGCCTTCGACGGCGACCACTACGACGTGCCCGTGGAAATGTACGGGGATCTCGTCGCTGCCGGCGCCGTGGAGGTCTCCGGCAGCGAGCTGGTTCGCCGCCTCGTCGCCTCGGGGCTGCGCATCCCCGCCGCACAGCGCCCCAGCAAGCTGCAGAAAATCCTGCACCAGCGCTTCGACCGGCTCTTCCCCGGCACCTCGGAGCTGGACCGGGATCCGATCGCCACAGGTCTGATCGAGCGCTGGCGCGAACCTCACCGGCACTACCATGACCTCTCGCACCTGCTCTCGGTACTCAAAGCGTTGGATCTGTTGGAGCGACAAGGCGAATCCTTTGGCCCCTACCCGCGGGCCGTTAAATTGGCGGCGTGGTTTCACGATGCAATCTACCTAGGAAGTCCGGCCCGCCCCCCGGGGCAGGATGAAGAAGACTCCGCCCGGCTGGCCGAGCGCACCCTGCCCGAGCTGGGGCTGCCGGCCTCAGAGATCATCGAAACGGCCCGGCTGGTGCGGCTGACCTTTACCCACGATCCCCACGAGGACGATCCCGGCGGCCAGGTGCTCTGTGATGCCGACTTGGAGGTGCTGGGACGCAATCCGGGCGCCTACGGCCGCTACCGTGACGCCGTCCGGCAGGATTTCGCCCATATCCCCGACGAGCAGTTCTTCGCCGGTCGGGAGAAAGTGCTGCGGTCATTGCTGGCGCAGAACCCGATCTTCAACACCCGCACCGCGATCAAACGCTGGGAACGACAGGCGCGCAAGAATCTCATCGCCGAGCTCTACCCCTCGGGCAAGGCCCGCAAGAAATCCGACGAGACACCAGAACAGCCCGACGAGACTCAGCAAGAGTAG
- a CDS encoding WXG100 family type VII secretion target encodes MALVQIDTDDLLAKSSAVEGSIGRLQSEVNAMEAHLRQLQDTWRGQASNNFQEVLTQWRATQLRVEESLTSIRTAMSHAADQYLQTETANASMFRG; translated from the coding sequence ATGGCACTGGTTCAGATCGACACCGACGACCTTCTCGCGAAATCCTCCGCCGTGGAGGGTTCCATTGGGAGGTTGCAATCCGAAGTGAACGCAATGGAAGCCCACCTCCGCCAGCTACAGGACACCTGGCGCGGACAGGCGTCCAATAATTTCCAGGAGGTACTCACTCAGTGGCGCGCCACCCAACTTCGGGTGGAAGAGTCGCTGACCTCCATCCGTACCGCCATGAGCCACGCCGCGGACCAGTACCTGCAGACGGAGACTGCGAACGCCTCCATGTTCCGCGGATAG
- a CDS encoding sensor histidine kinase, translating into MASPTKQIPARPSRPPRVRRGFAPFRWISSTWRAASLRSQLVVITSVLMMATVFITALLTSSLYRQELMRQIDEDIHANAGAVSTFLITLGSSSELDSDSVQQSIVRFYAEAWDNDGNVTVAIRTRADSPDIPPLTEEEVNAHGTEAYNVPGTADDSRGWRVQLYRLESGAGSIAIALPLDTVYESADRVTTLVVTIGLLATLGASLIAYTVVTRAFGPFNRMERTAAAIAAGDLSQRITNGPPDTEVGRLSRSLNAMLARIETAFRAKEVSEDKMRRFIQDASHELRTPLVTIRGYSELYRHGGIVKPDDVATAMSRIESESTRMTHLVEDLLTLARLDEQRPLDLVPLDLLMLATDAVVDTRVNAPDRTVSLVGIDSDLPASAPTIGDEHKLRQVIVNLVTNALRYTPEGTPLEIAVGTVDVLSGLDDDGSAGALGSDRGVARDAVIEIRDHGPGISEEDANRIFERFYRADTSRHRETGGTGLGLAIVAAIIAQHDGSVRLSETEGGGATMSVRLPWHPIEDDEDSEDSDATEEDENGSSTAS; encoded by the coding sequence TTGGCGTCCCCCACCAAACAGATTCCGGCGCGCCCGAGCCGACCGCCTCGGGTGCGCCGTGGTTTTGCACCCTTCCGCTGGATCTCCAGCACCTGGCGCGCCGCCTCCCTGCGTTCCCAGCTCGTGGTGATCACCTCGGTGCTGATGATGGCCACCGTGTTCATCACGGCCCTGCTCACCAGCTCCCTGTACCGCCAGGAGCTGATGCGCCAGATCGACGAGGACATCCACGCCAACGCCGGAGCGGTCTCCACCTTCCTGATTACCCTGGGCAGCTCCAGTGAGCTCGACAGCGACTCGGTGCAGCAATCCATCGTCCGGTTCTACGCCGAGGCGTGGGACAACGACGGCAACGTCACCGTCGCCATCCGCACCCGGGCCGACTCCCCCGATATCCCGCCGCTCACCGAGGAAGAAGTCAACGCCCACGGCACCGAGGCCTACAACGTGCCCGGCACCGCCGATGACTCCCGCGGCTGGCGCGTCCAGCTCTACCGCCTCGAATCCGGAGCCGGCTCCATTGCCATCGCCCTACCCTTGGACACCGTCTACGAATCCGCCGACCGGGTCACCACCCTGGTGGTCACCATCGGCCTGCTCGCCACCCTCGGTGCTTCTCTCATCGCCTACACGGTGGTGACCCGCGCCTTCGGACCCTTCAACCGAATGGAACGTACCGCGGCGGCCATTGCGGCCGGGGACCTCTCCCAGCGCATCACCAACGGCCCACCCGACACCGAAGTGGGCCGACTCTCGCGCTCCCTGAACGCCATGCTCGCCCGCATCGAGACCGCATTCCGGGCCAAAGAAGTTTCCGAAGACAAGATGCGCCGGTTCATCCAGGACGCCTCCCACGAGCTACGCACCCCGCTGGTCACCATCCGCGGCTACTCCGAGCTCTACCGTCACGGCGGCATCGTCAAGCCCGACGACGTCGCCACCGCCATGAGCCGCATCGAGTCAGAATCCACCCGGATGACCCACCTGGTCGAGGACCTTCTCACCCTGGCCCGCTTGGATGAGCAGCGCCCCCTGGACCTGGTGCCGTTGGATCTGCTCATGCTGGCCACCGACGCCGTCGTCGACACCCGGGTCAACGCCCCGGACCGTACCGTGTCCCTGGTGGGAATCGATTCTGATCTGCCCGCGTCCGCTCCCACCATCGGCGACGAACACAAGCTGCGCCAGGTCATCGTCAACCTGGTCACCAACGCGCTGCGCTACACCCCGGAGGGCACCCCGCTGGAGATCGCAGTGGGCACCGTGGACGTGCTCTCGGGACTCGACGACGACGGCTCCGCCGGCGCATTGGGCTCGGATCGCGGGGTGGCACGCGATGCCGTCATCGAAATCCGCGACCACGGCCCCGGCATCTCGGAAGAGGATGCGAACCGGATCTTCGAGCGCTTTTACCGCGCCGATACTTCCCGGCACCGTGAGACCGGTGGCACCGGGCTCGGCCTGGCGATTGTCGCCGCCATCATCGCGCAGCACGACGGCTCCGTGCGCCTGAGCGAAACCGAAGGCGGCGGCGCCACCATGTCGGTGCGCCTGCCCTGGCATCCCATCGAGGACGACGAGGATTCGGAGGATTCCGACGCCACCGAGGAAGACGAGAACGGCTCCTCCACAGCCTCCTGA
- a CDS encoding response regulator transcription factor yields the protein MNSENPEAKLLVVDDEPNIRELLSTSLRFAGFEVVAAANGREALAAAEQEQPDLAVLDVMLPDMDGFTVTRKLRAAGKHFPVLFLTARDDTEDKVTGLTVGGDDYVTKPFSLDEVVARIRAVLRRTASLEDDEAVLRVDDLELDDDAHEVRRAGEIIDLSPTEFKLLRYLMMNPNRVLSKSQILDHVWEYDFNGDASIVESYISYLRRKIDRKDLPNMIQTKRGVGYLLRSADKR from the coding sequence ATGAACTCAGAGAATCCTGAAGCAAAGCTGCTCGTCGTCGACGACGAACCCAATATCCGCGAGCTGCTCTCCACCTCCCTGCGCTTCGCCGGGTTCGAGGTGGTCGCCGCCGCCAACGGTCGGGAGGCCCTGGCCGCCGCAGAACAGGAACAGCCCGATCTCGCCGTGCTCGACGTGATGCTGCCCGATATGGACGGCTTCACCGTCACCCGCAAACTCCGCGCCGCTGGCAAACACTTCCCGGTGCTCTTCCTCACCGCCCGCGATGACACCGAAGACAAGGTCACCGGCCTCACCGTGGGCGGCGACGACTACGTGACCAAGCCCTTCTCCCTCGACGAGGTCGTGGCCCGCATCCGCGCGGTGCTGCGCCGCACCGCTTCACTGGAGGACGACGAGGCCGTCCTGCGCGTAGATGATCTGGAGCTCGACGACGACGCCCACGAGGTCCGCCGTGCCGGGGAGATCATCGACCTCTCCCCCACCGAATTCAAGCTGCTGCGCTACCTGATGATGAACCCGAACCGGGTGCTGTCGAAGTCGCAGATCCTCGACCACGTCTGGGAGTACGACTTCAATGGGGACGCCTCCATCGTGGAGTCCTACATCTCCTACCTGCGGCGCAAGATTGACCGCAAGGACCTGCCGAACATGATTCAGACCAAGCGTGGCGTGGGTTACCTGCTACGGTCGGCGGACAAACGCTAA
- a CDS encoding DNA repair helicase XPB produces MTESTGALIVQSDKTVLLEVDHLAATEARGELASFAELERAPEHVHTYRITDLGLWNARAAGVDAEQVLDVLLRHSRYPVPHSLLMDIADVMSRYGRLRLERDEQHGLVMRTTDYPVLEEVLHAKKTAELFGPRIDATTVVVHSAARGQLKQALIKIGWPAEDLAGYVDGTPHPIALTDGKDDPDADPDSSWELRPYQQLAVENFWAGGSGVVVLPCGAGKTLVGAATMATSSTTTLILVTNTVSARQWKAELLARTTLTESDIGEYSGSAKEVRPVTIATYQVLTTKRGGIYPHLELVDGNDWGLIIYDEVHLLPAPIFRMTADLQARRRLGLTATLVREDGREAEVFSLIGPKRYDAPWKDIEAQGYIAPAVCTEVRVDLPHDERVTYAMAEDADKYRLGATSEVKLPIVHALGRRHAGEQLLVIGQYLDQLREISELLGAPLITGDTSVKVRQQHFDAFRNGDEQVLVVSKVANFSLDLPEATVAIQVSGAYGSRQEEAQRLGRLLRPKQDGRSAHFYTIVTRDTLDQDYAAKRQRFLAEQGYAYTIIDAEDVTAS; encoded by the coding sequence GTGACCGAGTCCACCGGCGCCCTGATCGTCCAGTCCGACAAGACCGTGCTGCTCGAGGTCGACCACCTCGCCGCCACCGAGGCGCGCGGTGAGCTCGCCAGCTTCGCGGAACTGGAGCGCGCCCCGGAACACGTACACACCTACCGGATTACCGACCTGGGGCTGTGGAACGCCCGCGCCGCCGGGGTCGACGCCGAGCAGGTGCTGGACGTGCTGCTGCGCCACTCCCGCTATCCGGTGCCGCACTCCCTGCTGATGGATATTGCCGATGTGATGTCTCGGTACGGCCGGCTGCGGCTCGAACGCGACGAACAGCACGGCCTCGTCATGCGCACCACCGACTACCCGGTGCTCGAGGAAGTGCTGCACGCGAAGAAGACCGCCGAGCTGTTCGGTCCGCGCATCGACGCCACCACTGTGGTAGTCCACTCTGCGGCCCGCGGCCAGCTGAAACAAGCGCTCATCAAAATCGGGTGGCCCGCCGAAGACCTCGCCGGCTACGTCGATGGCACCCCGCATCCCATAGCCCTGACCGACGGCAAGGACGACCCCGACGCCGACCCAGACTCCAGCTGGGAGTTGCGCCCCTACCAGCAGCTCGCCGTCGAGAACTTCTGGGCAGGCGGCTCGGGCGTCGTCGTGCTGCCCTGCGGCGCCGGCAAAACCCTGGTCGGGGCCGCCACCATGGCCACCTCCTCGACCACCACGCTGATCCTGGTCACCAACACCGTCTCGGCACGCCAGTGGAAAGCGGAACTGCTCGCACGCACCACCCTCACCGAATCCGACATCGGTGAATATTCGGGCTCCGCTAAAGAGGTCCGCCCCGTCACCATCGCCACCTACCAGGTACTCACCACCAAACGCGGCGGTATCTACCCGCATCTTGAACTGGTCGACGGCAACGACTGGGGGCTGATCATCTACGACGAGGTCCACCTGCTCCCGGCCCCGATCTTCCGGATGACCGCGGACCTGCAAGCTCGACGCCGCCTCGGACTCACAGCAACGCTGGTTCGCGAGGACGGGCGCGAGGCCGAGGTGTTTTCCCTCATCGGCCCCAAACGCTACGACGCCCCGTGGAAGGACATTGAGGCCCAGGGGTACATCGCCCCGGCCGTGTGCACCGAGGTGCGGGTGGACCTGCCCCACGACGAACGCGTCACCTACGCCATGGCCGAGGACGCCGATAAATACCGCCTCGGCGCCACCTCCGAGGTGAAACTACCCATCGTCCACGCTCTGGGCCGCCGTCACGCCGGAGAACAGCTGCTGGTGATCGGGCAGTACCTGGACCAGCTACGCGAAATATCCGAGCTGCTCGGGGCTCCGCTGATCACCGGCGACACCTCGGTGAAGGTCCGCCAGCAGCACTTCGATGCCTTCCGAAACGGCGACGAACAGGTGCTGGTGGTGTCCAAGGTTGCCAACTTCTCCCTGGATCTGCCCGAGGCCACCGTCGCTATCCAGGTGTCCGGTGCTTACGGTTCCCGGCAGGAAGAGGCCCAGCGGTTGGGTCGGCTGCTGCGCCCCAAGCAGGACGGCCGCTCGGCGCATTTCTATACCATCGTCACCCGCGACACTCTCGACCAGGACTACGCCGCCAAACGTCAGCGCTTCCTCGCCGAGCAGGGCTACGCCTACACGATCATCGACGCCGAGGACGTCACCGCCAGCTGA